One stretch of Nicotiana tabacum cultivar K326 chromosome 18, ASM71507v2, whole genome shotgun sequence DNA includes these proteins:
- the LOC107775656 gene encoding DNA repair protein RAD51 homolog: MEQQQRNQKTMQQDQNEELDDVQHGPFPVEQLQASGIAALDVKKLKDAGICTVESVCYAPRKELLHIKGISEAKVDKIIEAASKLVPLGFTSASQLHAQRLEIIQITSGSKELDKILEGGIETGSITEIYGEFRSGKTQLCHTLCVTCQLPLDQGGGEGKAMYIDAEGTFRPQRLLQIADRFGLNGADVLENVAYARAYNTDHQSRLLLEAASMMVETRFALMIVDSATALYRTDFSGRGELSARQMHLAKFLRSLQKLADEFGVAVVITNQVVAQVDGSAVFAGPQIKPIGGNIMAHASTTRLAMRKGRAEERICKVVSSPCLAEAEARFQISPEGVTDVKD, translated from the exons ATGGAGCAGCAGCAAAGGAATCAGAAGACGATGCAGCAAGACCAGAATGAGGAACTCGATGACGTTCAACATGGCCCTTTCCCTGTTGAGCAACTTCAG GCATCAGGGATTGCAGCCCTAGACGTGAAAAAACTCAAGGATGCCGGTATATGCACGGTTGAATCTGTTTGTTATGCTCCAAGAAAGGAGCTTCTGCATATAAAAGGAATTAGTGAAGCTAAAGTCGACAAGATAATTGAGGCAG CTTCAAAATTAGTGCCTTTGGGGTTCACTAGTGCCAGCCAACTCCATGCACAGAGGCTTGAAATCATTCAGATAACTTCTGGATCAAAAGAGCTTGACAAGATATTAGAAG GAGGAATTGAAACTGGATCCATTACTGAAATTTATGGGGAGTTCCGATCTGGAAAAACTCAGCTGTGTCACACACTATGTGTCACTTGTCAA cTTCCATTAGATCAGGGAGGTGGTGAAGGGAAAGCAATGTACATTGATGCTGAAGGTACTTTCAGGCCGCAAAGACTTCTACAAATTGCAGACAG ATTTGGATTGAATGGTGCTGATGTTCTGGAGAATGTAGCCTATGCTCGAGCTTATAATACTGATCATCAATCAAGGCTTTTGCTGGAAGCAGCTTCAATGATGGTGGAGACCAG GTTTGCTCTTATGATTGTGGACAGTGCTACTGCCCTTTATAGGACTGATTTCTCAGGGAGAGGAGAGTTGTCTGCCAGGCAGATGCATCTTGCAAAGTTTCTTAGAAGCCTTCAGAAGTTAGCAGATGAG TTTGGTGTTGCTGTTGTTATTACTAATCAAGTCGTTGCTCAAGTGGATGGTTCTGCTGTTTTTGCTGGGCCTCAAATAAAACCTATTGGTGGCAACATCATGGCACATGCTTCTACAACGAG ACTAGCTATGAGGAAGGGTAGAGCGGAGGAGCGGATTTGTAAGGTAGTCAGTTCTCCTTGTCTAGCTGAAGCTGAAGCAAGATTTCAAATTTCTCCTGAAGGGGTCACTGATGTAAAGGACTAA